In one Rhopalosiphum padi isolate XX-2018 chromosome 3, ASM2088224v1, whole genome shotgun sequence genomic region, the following are encoded:
- the LOC132927915 gene encoding innexin inx2-like, with amino-acid sequence MIDIFGPIKTLLKFDNVCIDNIVFRLHYRATVLILLACSILITSRQYFGDPIDCMVEGIPMNIMDTYCWIYSTFTIPNWNKEKIGKDVHPGVSAYNEDTDTVKYHKYYQWVCFVLFFQAMFFYAPRYLWKLWEAGRMRSLIMDLNCSIVFDPEHKELLINYFVKNLHLQNFYAIRFFLCEFLNLCNILLQMYFINYFLEGEFKMYGYNILTMNETKPEDRTDVMNRIFPIVTKCTFNKFGPTGTIQKFDGMCVLPLNVLNEKIFAFLWFWFWFIAIISVLSIVYRTLTIVNPVLRLILLRLKTNNSSYKELKSLTQKFWIGDWFVLYQLSKNISSVDFSDLVSGLTNKFEEKDNV; translated from the coding sequence ATGATTGACATTTTTGGACCCATAAAGACATTGCTGAAATTCGACAATGTTTGTATCGACAACATTGTCTTTCGATTGCATTACAGGGCGACCGTTCTTATTCTATTAGCGTGCTCGATTCTCATAACATCCCGACAGTACTTTGGCGATCCGATTGATTGCATGGTCGAAGGTATACCAATGAACATCATGGACACATACTGTTGGATATACTCGACCTTCACCATACCAAATTGGAACAAGGAAAAAATCGGCAAGGACGTGCACCCGGGTGTTTCAGCTTATAACGAAGATACTGATACAGTCAAGTACCATAAATATTATCAGTGGGTTTGTTTTGTGTTGTTCTTCCAAGCTATGTTCTTCTACGCACCCAGGTATTTGTGGAAGTTATGGGAAGCTGGTCGTATGAGGTCACTGATCATGGATCTCAATTGTTCAATCGTCTTTGATCCTGAGcataaagaattattaataaactactTTGTCAAAAACCtacatttacaaaatttttatgCTATCCGGTTTTTCCTCTGTGAGTTCCTTAATTTGTGCAACATCCTACTCcagatgtattttataaattactttcttGAAGGTGAGTTTAAAAtgtatggttataatatattaacaatgaaTGAAACGAAACCGGAAGATCGTACGGATGTAATGAATCGAATATTTCCTATAGTCACCAAATGTACATTCAACAAATTCGGTCCAACTGGCACTATTCAGAAGTTTGACGGTATGTGCGTGTTGCCACTAAATGTTCTGAACGAAAAAATTTTTGCGTTCCTGTGGTTTTGGTTCTGGTTTATTGCCATAATTAGTGTATTAAGCATTGTTTATCGTACACTTACTATTGTGAACCCCGTCTtacgtttaattttattgagattaaaaactaataactctTCTTATAAGGAATTAAAATCTTTAACTCAGAAGTTTTGGATAGGTGATTGGTTTGTCTTGTATCAACTGAGCAAAAACATCAGTTCCGTGGATTTCAGTGATCTTGTATCAGGTTTGACTAATAAGTTTGAGGAAAAggataatgtataa
- the LOC132927614 gene encoding uncharacterized protein LOC132927614 translates to MGCHDECYSRMVEKPLVITAELELIMHVLHKKLSVNEQEQLYPFIPLPIINIEIVTKIIEKYDSINVCYGAAPVSKYSDIKTSFGSQYETYHGYWKHTNRLKIISSQSTISCLLCQRLLYSLKKKKTEIICWKTC, encoded by the exons atgggCTGTCATGATGAATGTTATTCTCGTATGGTTGAAAAACCATTAGTTATTACTGCTg agttaGAACTTATCATGcatgtattacataaaaaacTAAGTGTTAATGAACAAGAACAGTTGTATCCATTTATACCACttcctataattaatattgaaattgttacaaaaataattgaaaaatatgattctataaatgtatgttatggTGCTGCCCCTGTTTCAAAGTATTCAGACATAAAAACATCATTTGGAAGTCAGTATGAAACTTATCATGGCTACTGGAAACATACAAATCGTCTTAAAATAATCAGTTCTCAAAG cACTATATCTTGTTTATTATGTCAAAGACTTTTATATTcactcaagaaaaaaaaaactgagatTATCTGCTGGAAAACCTGTTAG